The following proteins are co-located in the Paludibaculum fermentans genome:
- a CDS encoding exo-alpha-sialidase has protein sequence MPFPPVEIMPFLSTVTHVSVERATPQGPFYLHESGIAYYKGQLHAIWANGPTELNFYEESTRTRVSNDKGMTWSASTEIAPGGPQFAHNHPVIFTHKGQLWAYAANFNKEEKRPRVKAFLFNAKSGKWEAKGLVMEDFVPFDPPKKMADGNWILTGEKSFDTNPRVLISKGDDFSHWTPVDLPMPEGMKLIFPETTTLVYPDELIAVTRNSLAPRALVSVSRDNGRHWSPLEASNLPMVASKPLGGVLSTGQRYLISNTPDKGRQLLTIAVTAPGERKFSKVWKIRHQGYPVRRSTQYVPLEAKDGTTHWAYPAALELDGKLYVTYSVAKEDCELSIIPLTALRVD, from the coding sequence GTGCCGTTTCCGCCGGTGGAGATCATGCCGTTCCTCTCGACGGTGACGCATGTCTCGGTGGAGCGAGCCACCCCGCAGGGCCCGTTCTATCTGCACGAATCGGGCATCGCCTACTACAAGGGACAACTCCATGCGATCTGGGCCAATGGGCCCACGGAGCTGAACTTCTATGAAGAGTCCACCCGGACTAGAGTCTCCAACGACAAGGGCATGACTTGGTCCGCCTCCACCGAAATTGCGCCTGGAGGTCCCCAGTTCGCCCACAATCACCCGGTGATCTTCACGCACAAGGGCCAACTCTGGGCCTACGCGGCGAACTTTAACAAGGAAGAGAAACGGCCGCGGGTCAAGGCGTTCCTGTTCAACGCCAAGTCAGGCAAGTGGGAAGCGAAGGGGCTGGTCATGGAGGACTTCGTGCCCTTCGATCCGCCGAAGAAGATGGCGGATGGCAACTGGATTCTGACCGGGGAGAAGAGCTTCGATACCAATCCACGGGTGCTCATCAGCAAAGGCGACGATTTCTCGCACTGGACGCCCGTCGACCTGCCGATGCCGGAAGGCATGAAACTGATCTTTCCCGAGACCACGACGCTGGTGTATCCGGACGAACTCATTGCGGTGACTCGAAACAGCCTTGCTCCGCGCGCGCTGGTATCGGTCAGCAGGGACAACGGCCGCCATTGGAGCCCACTGGAAGCCAGCAACCTGCCGATGGTGGCCTCGAAGCCCCTGGGCGGAGTGCTTTCCACGGGGCAGCGCTATCTCATCTCCAATACTCCGGACAAGGGCCGCCAATTGCTCACCATTGCGGTGACGGCTCCGGGAGAGCGGAAGTTCTCCAAAGTCTGGAAGATCCGTCATCAGGGCTACCCTGTGAGGCGGTCCACCCAATACGTTCCGCTCGAGGCCAAGGATGGCACCACTCACTGGGCGTACCCGGCGGCCCTCGAGTTGGACGGCAAGCTCTACGTTACCTACTCGGTCGCGAAGGAAGACTGTGAGCTGTCCATCATTCCACTCACAGCGCTGCGCGTTGATTGA